GTTCCAGGCGTGTGGGCTGTGGTCTCTGGTTTGGACGTCTTGGGGTTAGTGAATCCTTGTGTACTGGGTACCCACCTGGTTAGGACTTTCTTTTGAGACTTTAAATCATGGCTGGTTTCAGCTTTTCCCCATCTGATACTTTGCTTGACATGTTTGCTCAAACATCTAGATCTTTTTAAGCACATCAGCTGACAGATTCAGAGGAAGTTACTTTGTGTATTTAAGATTTAGAAGAATAATGCTTAAGTGTACTGACTGGAATATATgcaatatttttacagttttctcATTCTGTGAATATTCATTTTAAGCAACCTTACTGAAATGGGACAATTTGGAAACCGTGTTTCATGTGCCAAAGAGGAGATCTGCCTGAGCACTGAGTATTCTCCTGAACTGATGTCCCCAAACACCCTCATTTCTTCTGTGGCTGCTTTTTGCATCAAAAAGAATTCCATTCTGGATGGAAAATACGCTTCTGAAGGAAAAGGGACCCCGTAAATCTCCAGTGGAAGTCGGCGCCTGCTGCAGAGAACTGTGATTTCCTGGGAGAACTAGAGGAGCTGCAGCTTGCGGCAAACGTCGGGGTTCAGCCCTGTTGCAGAGAAACATGTGAACCTAAAACTCTCTGAGTACTTCAGATCACATCGTATGTTGTCTTGATGGAAGTGTCTGTTGCGTGAGAGCAAGCCAGTAGAGACCCAGAAGGAAAAGTGAAGTTAAAATTGGTTCTCTCCTCACAAGTGAATTTTCAGCAGCCAGTCAGTCAATCAAACTTAATTTCTGTCACACGTCCCTCCCCTTGAGGGATTTACTTTTTTCTAGTGAAGTCATTCAACTTTTCTTTAGATTTTACAGGAGTATAGTTTTGATGTCTAGTAACTGAACGCAGAAAGAACTAGTCTTTGTagaagtaaaaccaaaacaaaaccccaccaaacaacTTTGCAGTGCCGTGCAATGTTTCTGGTATCCTGTCTTTCAGGAACTACATGAACGACAGCCTGAGGACAGACGTCTTTGTGAGGTTCCAGCCAGAAAGCATTGCCTGTGCGTGTATTTACCTCGCAGCGAGGACACTGGAGGTGAGCGGACAGTTCCACTAATTCCACATGCGTTAGGTCTTCTGctagaagcagaaaacaaaacgtctcttcccctccctttcAGATTCCACTTCCTAATCGTCCACACTGGTTTTTACTCTTTGGAACAACAGAGGAAGAGATTCAAGAAATCTGCTTAAAAATTTTGCAACTCTACACTCGGAAaaaggtttgtttctttttcatttcttggtAAAGGAGCCTTTACTAAAGGCTGCTGCTCAGAACATGAGTTGGAAAACCTCCTGTTGTAGACGAGCTGCAAGTGTGGTGCCTTAAGTGAAACACGACAGTAGTTGCAGTGTCTGGATCTCTTTAGGATTTTTGGTGAGTTACCAGCAAGTCTAGTTTACTGAGTTTTCGTCACAAGTGTTGCTCCTGTGTTCACAGGTTGATTTATCTGATCTGGAAagtaaagtggaaaagaaaaaactggcTATCGAAGAGGCAAAAGCACAAGCTAAGGGTCTGGTACCCGAGGGAGCGCCAAGTTTGGATAACACATCAGGATTTTCCCCTGTCCCAAAAAATGGTGAGGAGTGGTTCACTTGTTTTTAATAAGTCTTTCTCATCTTAAGTGCACATTGACCCTTTTGGAATGCGTATACAGTGAgggtggttggtttgttttaagcTCGCTTCTAGCAACTACTCAAATAGCAGAGTTTGGATAGCACTCTAACTTTGTAATTTCTTGGAATAGATAAACCCTAAAATTAAAGTAGTCTAAAATTAAGGTTAGCTTAAACTTCTGTAGTACAGGGACTTTCTTTTAGGTGTTTTGGCAATAAACAAACCCTTGCGATTGGCGTGTTACGCTAAAGCAATGTTAAAGCACGGGGACGATGAGGAGCTCTAGCAGGAGAAGTTTTGGGTGTTGGGTGGGGaatattttcctgtgtatttGGCCAGAAGTTTCCAGTCTGGTGTGTGTCTTGCCTAGAGAAcattccccatcttcctcttCAGTTTGCCTTTAAAAAGATACTGAATAATGGGCAAGAAAAGGAAGTTGTTCTTCCTTGAAATGGCTTTGAACACTGTGTTACTATTGCAGTCAACTCCGTGGTGTTGCTTCAATATTTTGATGAAAATGTTGCGGATTAACTTCTGCTTCCTGTGGATTTCTTGAGATCTGCTTGTTGTGGGTggttctgtgtgtgtgcacatatacACGAGCTCCACGTGTACAGAACAGATTGTCACAGAGGTGGTGGAGCGGGGCGAGAGGAAGCTTCACTCTTCCAGTCACTACCCGTTCTTTCAAAACAAGGTAACAAACACTTGTTTTTATAGAGTCTCCAAAAGAGGTTAAAGGAAATAAACCTTCGCCGCTACCTGTTCAGGCGATGAAGAAtgccaaaaggaaaacagaaggagCAAAAAGAATGAGTTCAAATAGCCCAGTAAACGGGTAAGGCTTTCAGAAGGAAGAAACTTACTGTTTCCCATGACTGCTTTATGGAAAAATAACTTAGTGTTTATTGTGTCTTGCAGAGttcagaaaggaagagaaagcagaagtcGAAGTGGAAGCAGAGATCAGAGTTACTCAAGATCCCCATCCAGATCCGCGTCCCCCAAGCACAGGTATGCGCTGGCGCGAAAGCGCGTGCTCTGAAAAGCTCTGGTGGTTTATTTGAGTTGTGTTGGCTCGGCTCACAGCCCCGGGAGTCGCGGGCGCTGACCTTGTACCTGTGCCAAACGGACTgaaaagagaggggaagaaCATTGGGACATTTTTTGCACGTCAGCCTGTTTATTGGTGATACACAACCCACCAAGCGACAgcgtttggggtttggttttcctCTTGAATTTCTTACATTTAGAGCTGGGTGCTTGCAGTGATAACTTTGTGAACTGTACTGGAGGAGTTAAAGCATTTTCGGCAGTAGATGGACTCTGAACTCCAGCCTTCATCGCATCGGCAGTTGCTCCTGCAAAACCTTCATTTAGAAGCAGGAGAAGTAGTTTCACCTGTATTGTTGGCAGTTACTCTTAGCTATTCACAGGTGTTTTCTAAgtaggggaggaaaaaaatggaaaaccaaGACATGACTACTCCAAACAGTTTCTACAAATCTGTATTTCTACAGTAATCAGATGTGAGCGAAGTCTGGGACACAGGATTCGTTTTCATGGGAGGCCAGACAACAGAATAAAATATCAAGTGCCTGGTCTCAAACTGTGCTCGCGCACCTTGGCTCTATAAGTGAGAAGCATTTGTCCATGTGGTACTTAGTGTGTCTGTGTTATGACTACATTTAGGGGCTAATAGTAACGGAGAGTAATCCTATTGAATATTAAGAGTATCATAggctttctcttatttttccataGGAAGAGTGAAAGTTACTCCACGTCGAGCGGCTCCAAATCCCACAGCCGTTCCAGGAGCCGCAGCGACTCTCCTCCAAGACAGTTCAACCACGGTTCCAGCTACAAAGCTTCCAAGGTGAGAAGTTACAAGAAATCGAAAGACTACAAATACTCGACACACAAGCCGCGGAAATCCCGCAGCAGGAGCTCCTCGCGCTCCAGGAGCCGCTCCCGGGAGCGCTCCGACCACTCGGGGAAGTACAAGAAGAAGAGTCACTACTACAGAAACCACCGGCACGAGCGTTCGCGGTCGTACGAGCGAGCGGGTCATCGCTACGACCGAGAGCACCCTGGCCACAGCAGGCACAGGCGATGAGCAAAACTAAGAGTTGTTTCCTTTGGAACTGCAGCAGCGGAGCTCTTCCCCGCTCGGCCTTTGCAGTGTGTAGGGTTAACCTGTTGTAAACCATGAGTAGCGTCCATTCTGCTGCAATTCTGTACTTTATTGTGAATCCAAAGGAAAGATACTAATGTGATGATGTGAAAGAATTAATGTGTCACCTCATACCGCCGCAGAACCCGTCTGCGGACGCTCCTGTGCCTGCTGCGGTGGTGTGGGGACCGTAGCGCGGTGCAGTTGGGGCTGTGAGCAGGAGCTCCGCTGCTCAGCGCTTTGGGTTCTGGGCTTGCACGGTCCTTCCCTGCGGAACCCGGAGCCTCGAGGCGGTCGATACAACCCATGGGAGTAGCTTGGTGCTAACAAAGCTCTTTTCATACTGACTCAATTATGTTGTACAAATGTAAGGTGACCTTTTTTAGAGCTGTTGCCTATATTAGGTTATTTGTGTATATACATTTTGCAGTGTTACAGTACAGTATGGAATATGGCCTTACTAGCCTTTACACTTTATCCACAATGTAAATAAGCATTTGTTAATTACAGCTGGGAGGTATATACAGAAAATTCAAAACTTGAATTCTATCAAAAGACTTGTGTAGAAAATTCTGATAAATGTGAAAGTATTTAGCTCTGTGTATTGAGAGTAGTATATTTTTATCTGTGCAATGCTGTGTGCAGGCCACCAGCTCGTAAGACATTTCCTATATATGCATTTTAAGTGGTTTGGAATTCTTTACTCAGGATCTTTGACACTCTGAAGAGTTGGTAGTTTGTCGATCTGCATGCTTGTTGAAGAACAGAGCattaaacaacaacagcaaacccCCCACAGCCCAGTAGTATCAGTTCTAGTGGTATATCTGAGCTGTTACTCTCATGCTCCCTGATTTCATTAAAGTATTTGATTTTCTATTAAATTTACTTGATAGCAGTTTATTATGAGCAATACCACTGTGCCTACTCATGAGGAAGGAAACGTGGTGCTGAATGAAGATGCTTTCAAATTGTAGCAGGTTTAAGACTCGCCTCCTCCAGAGAGACTTTAAGAGGAGTTACCGCGATTAAGTCTCAGTTCTGGCTACGGCCGTGACTTTCCTGGGGGCAGAGGAAAGGTAAGACCCAGATTATGCAGGTTTTGCTACACAATCATCACTTGGCATTAAAGAAATCAGCATCTGTGTTCTACAAGCTACTGTGCTTGTGTACAGAGCGGAATAAACAGTCATCTGCTTTCTAGTACATTTCTTGAAatctggagaggaaaaaaacaagggaGAAAGTGTGTATGTTTTTACATTAAAGTGGTTTGGttccaaaacaaaagacattATATCACGGGATGAAAACACATCCTGTTCTAGAAGGGAACAATCTGTCTTCACCAGCAGAAAGCCCAACGCTGCGCAGAACGGCACAGGGAGGGGGTTCGGGGATGAGAAGCAGCGCACGATGCTGTTGGAATTCGGGGCGATTCCTCGGAGGGGAGCGGACGTGCCTGGTTGAACAGCGGTGCCTGTTCTCACCTGTTCTCTTTGGCTTCCTAGTCTCAGCTCAACCTGAATCCTGATTCAAAAGCATTTGGTTGGAGTGTGTTTTTAACCTTATTTCGCTCGTTTTGCACACAGACTATCGCTCTAATAGTGATTCATGGTTCCACAAACACTATAAATATTTTGATATGTTCTTAGGTGGAAAAAGTGCCAGAGATttgacaaaagagaaaatgagcCTGTGCAAGGACAGACCAAAGGCAAAGAGGAGCCGAAGGAACGGAGCCGCTGAACTACACGAACTGCAAGCAGCAATTCTAGATTTAAGAGTGTTGCTTCACATAAAGCAAAAAGACTATTTTGTGCATTGTCCTGCCAGGTAACTCCTCTCAAAGGTTGCCAGGCAACCCTTGTTCTTATTATCTCTAAACGTGGGTGAGGAATTACTAGGCAAAGCAATTCAGCTTCAGGTTGAGCTAAACAGCGTAAAAATTTGCCTTATTAGCCTGTGGTTAATTACGTGCTGAAATCTGGACCTGACTTCAAGAGTTAGGCAGGAGGAGGCCTGGAGGAACTGGCTTCTCCTTCATAGAATTTGGTTAAAAAGCCACAAATGGAGCAGAAAGAGCtggaaaggagaggaggtgtTTTGGAAAACCTGGGAGCTTTGAGAAGAAGTTTGGCTCAGTGGGAGATGGGACTCGGTGCTCACTGATGGTGGAGAGGAGCTCGGTGTCCTGtctctctttgcttttcccGCAcagataacaacaaaaacacggctggaggagcagggtCGCTGCTCAGCTTTGCTCAGCTTTGCTCAGCTTTGCTCTCGTCCAACGCTGCTTGTGTGTAAAGGGCTGATTGATGGGCAGGGACTGCAGGCACCTGGTCATCTCCATCCCACCCTGGAGAGCGATGTGTAGATGTCAAACCTCGGAGCTTTCCAGCAGTAACGGGTGTTTTCAGATCTGCAGACCCTGCATGTTATTCGGagttcagaaacacagaaaccaaCAAAAGGGAAATGGGGCAAACTCAGCAGATGTGTTGGGCTTTTCCACAGAATTTGAATAAATTACCAAATCTTTGTGCTTTAGTTTCTGGAATGAAAGGGGAGAGGCTCTTCTTGACCTGGATCGGGGTGAAGtgaatgttttaaaagttttctgatcttttaataaagaaaattaagagtAATAGAGTAGTGACAGATAAGATTTTTTGAAAAAGGGCATTTGGGAAGCTGTACAGGGATGAGAATGAATTTATCTCCCCCCGCGGGATGCAAATCGTTTCGTGAGCCCCCTCTTTCCTTCTGTGGGGTGGGGGATCAGGGGGCAAAGCTCAGCCCGACCCTCCCGGCTCTCGGGGCGCTCCCGGGAGCCCAAACCGCCCCGAGCCGCCCCCTCGAGGGCCGTTTCCCGCTGCAGCCGCCGGGGATCGGGAGCCGAGCCCGGGGGCTTCGGGGCTGCGGGCGGCCGGGAGGCGCTTTGGCTGCGGCCAGAGGTAGCGGGAGAGGCgctgagcccagcccagctgagCCGAGCCCAGCTGAGCCGAgccgggcggggcggcgggggcgggatCGGGGCGGCGCTACCGGCTCCGCGCCGCGCAGGTTCAAGAGCCGCGTGGGGCCGCGCCGGGAGCGGAGTGAGTTACGCTGTACCGAGCTTAACTAAGCCGAGCCCAGCATGGCCCAGCCGCGCTGCCGCTCGGTGCTCATCACCGGCTGCAGCCGGGGCATCGGGCTGGGGCTGGTGCGGGGACTTGCGGCCGCCAGCGCCTCCCCGGACTTTGTCTTTGCGACCTGTCGGTACCCCGAGAAGGCGCAGGTAacgggccgggggcggcggggctcCCCGGGCGGGGGTGCTGGCAGCCTGCGGGGAAACCGCGCATCCTCCAGAAAAGCCGCGCATCCTCTGCTCCGTGTGTGCCGGGGCGCCCCGGTACCGGCGGTGCCGGAGCTCTCGGGAGAGCAGcttggctggagctgcagcccgGAGAGCAGATCCTGGCCtgggggggtgatggggaggggaaggaaaaggcacTTGTGGAAGCGCAGGACTGGTCGGGCATCTCCATGCCCAAGAGCAGCGAGTGTCCAGGGTGGGATGGGAGCCGGAGCTGAGCCCACCGGGGGCGGGTGGATCGGACAGAGCCAGTGCTGGGAAAGTctctggggctggaggtgaaaTAAGCTCGGGATTTTGCGATTCAGGCGCTTCTGTGCGCTCTCGGGAGGAGCGGAGGCAGCTGTAGCATCTCAAGCCCCCGCCAGCCGCTTCTTCCAGCCCCCAAGTTTCTTGCTATATTTGCAGCTGGAGTTGTGCATGTCCCGGCCTTCTGCGGTTTCACATGGACCTTTGAACCTTTGGGGGACAAACTGACAATGAAGGCTCTCAGTCTGCTCCCTCTGTGGCCACCAGCGTCCCCTGGTGCATCTCTGGTCTGATCCCGGCTCTCCTGGGTCGGGCAGACGCTGCCAGGGCCGCACGGCCGAACATGCAGGTATCgcccttttcctttcctagcAAAGCTCTGGAGCTGCAAGAATCCAAGCTCCCAGCTCTGTGACGGTCTCAACCCCCTGCGTATTGCTGTGGGCGTTCTGTAGGAAATTATACCTAAAGCCCCATTTCTGCATCTCCCCTACTTGAAGCACAACACGGGGCTGCCTTGCAAAAGGCAAATTCCCTGGTGTGTGCAGAGGGAAACGTCTCCTACGTCTGATCCCTCTTGGTGCCTTTTACTCTTTTCAGTGATCACACCATGCTACTGATAAACAAACCGTAGCAACTTTGTTTACTACTTAGTCATGCCAAAAAGACTCTAAAAGCTGGTGCCGAAGCTCCTGGACGAGGGTGATGGTTCAGAGTTGGTCAGAAAACACCTGCGGTCTGAGCACTCGCTTCTCCGGCAGAGACTtataaaactgaaggaaaaggtcttcattttgtttcttgttgtCAAAACAATCTCTCCGGCACAAAAGCGCATTTAGGACGTTTCTAAATGGAATGGCTGAGTCCAGCAGGACTGAGCTGCAGTGCACAGAGCACCTttcagcccccccagccccacctgaaCAGGTATCCACTACCTTTCTGTTCGCTTTTAACTCCCCTTACGCGACCTGGCGTCTGTCCCAGGTGTATTTCCTATTAGCGATTGCACAACGGTGCGGTGCAGGAAACAGCAGAGACATCTGACCTGGTGTGCGATAGAAATCTCCCCGCTGCCTTGTTTGTTCTAAAGCTGCTTTAGCCGGTGCTGAGGGAGCTTTTTCACCAATTAGCCCTTATGTTCATCAGTGATTTCTCATTATAATAGCCTTGGATCAGTTacatggagaagaagaaaggttcCTTCAATAGGAAGAGCATCCTAGGAAACATTATACGGATGTATCTTAACACAATTTGAGAGGCTTTTGCATGCCAGTGCTTAAAAATCCTGAGCAAAAGAGCTGGGAAACCTGCACAAGAAGATGAAATAGCCTTCAAAGAGTGGTGTCTCcttttggggggggggatgaCAAAGTTTGTCCTTGGTGGATGCGGGTgggtttttgttctttgtaaGGACCTCCAGGCCACGTGCTGCGCGCTGGCAGGACATCAATAGAAACCCCTGCAGCCAGCTGAAAGCAGATTTC
This genomic interval from Columba livia isolate bColLiv1 breed racing homer chromosome 21, bColLiv1.pat.W.v2, whole genome shotgun sequence contains the following:
- the CCNL2 gene encoding cyclin-L2 isoform X1, translated to MAAGPGSAAAAAALTGSGPAGPQAGGATAAGSGAAGSGAPVPGPGAVLIGDRLYSGVLITLENCLLPEHTLRFTPSMSSGLDPDTETELRVTGCELIQAAGILLRLPQVAMATGQVLFQRFFYTKSFVKHSMEHVSMACVHLASKIEEAPRRIRDVINVFHRLRHIREKKKPVPLILDQEYVNLKNQIIKAERRVLKELGFCVHVKHPHKIIVMYLQVLECERNQHLVQTSWNYMNDSLRTDVFVRFQPESIACACIYLAARTLEIPLPNRPHWFLLFGTTEEEIQEICLKILQLYTRKKVDLSDLESKVEKKKLAIEEAKAQAKGLVPEGAPSLDNTSGFSPVPKNESPKEVKGNKPSPLPVQAMKNAKRKTEGAKRMSSNSPVNGVQKGRESRSRSGSRDQSYSRSPSRSASPKHRKSESYSTSSGSKSHSRSRSRSDSPPRQFNHGSSYKASKVRSYKKSKDYKYSTHKPRKSRSRSSSRSRSRSRERSDHSGKYKKKSHYYRNHRHERSRSYERAGHRYDREHPGHSRHRR
- the CCNL2 gene encoding cyclin-L2 isoform X2, with protein sequence MNDSLRTDVFVRFQPESIACACIYLAARTLEIPLPNRPHWFLLFGTTEEEIQEICLKILQLYTRKKVDLSDLESKVEKKKLAIEEAKAQAKGLVPEGAPSLDNTSGFSPVPKNESPKEVKGNKPSPLPVQAMKNAKRKTEGAKRMSSNSPVNGVQKGRESRSRSGSRDQSYSRSPSRSASPKHRKSESYSTSSGSKSHSRSRSRSDSPPRQFNHGSSYKASKVRSYKKSKDYKYSTHKPRKSRSRSSSRSRSRSRERSDHSGKYKKKSHYYRNHRHERSRSYERAGHRYDREHPGHSRHRR